Proteins encoded by one window of Actinocorallia herbida:
- a CDS encoding tetratricopeptide repeat protein — protein sequence MAWWSLLRRSTAASRGPTGIGGNVVVVNRTKGDATVVIEAPGPAAPPEPPGHPITEHDPFDLDVHEAIAVPGDLPALPVYVRRGHDAALDERVRETRSGRSAAVLLVGESSTGKTRAAWEAVKDLPEPWTLWYPSDAGELLRGVTAVASHTVLWLDDAQQHLLTPGSVDGERAAAALRALLRDRDRRPVLVLGTIWPRPWQRLTGPPPDSGDDLHAQARRLLVGRALSVPTAFTGRDEQALRALTRRDARLAEAAARAEGGRVAQFLAGAPALVERYLTAPPEIKALIECAVDARRLGFGTVLPRTLLETAALGYLDAAQQDALPVGWADGAFAQVSPPIRGIRGPLSPSMPGPDGPAYTLADYLEQTGRVTRHGRLPPAALWDALHDHAEPEALLRISASASERGLLRTAVRFCLKAMEIDPSAGRLQISRLMSSSGRDLEAAEWAAAAAEAGEPGARARRLSLVWDAASRLNCTSMAAQADADYWLGFGHDENEEHLAVYEAAGGDTALEEAQRARRAGESFTEDVEDSDDDPPPERAYPSLRAAGSRFLDLLRSGKGGAGAAVAGLIEPGDIDADLPGSWTQAGVSQWESGRKGLGLDLIRHGADLGDFHAIDHAKGLLSGDSFLSWLREVADGGNIQGAGRLAAALTREGSDDEALEWWLVALERGYPEVLIRVRGLLARVAAEEGGEDKIVDWYQKAAALGADDAAGIAADLLRAGGRFAEAALWYRKAIESGDRDSVEDLARLVADTGEGGAEADWLRDRAKAGDSAAAAGVALIHWSSGEREEALLWLQDRGAAGDVEALRTAVDLLAGDAREEEAMALFRRVVETTASRRAVRPAKAPTAVPGRPLPEIDARSPLFEARRILREMGSAGEAKRLYRYGWDTDGGIAESWEAHPPPPVRPARSEP from the coding sequence GTGGTCGCTCCTCCGCCGAAGCACTGCAGCGTCGCGCGGGCCGACCGGGATCGGCGGCAACGTGGTCGTGGTGAACCGCACCAAGGGCGACGCCACAGTCGTGATCGAGGCGCCCGGACCAGCCGCTCCCCCGGAGCCGCCCGGCCACCCGATCACCGAGCACGACCCGTTCGACCTTGACGTCCACGAAGCCATCGCGGTGCCCGGCGACCTTCCGGCGCTGCCGGTGTACGTCCGGCGCGGCCATGACGCCGCGCTGGACGAGCGGGTGCGGGAGACACGCTCCGGCAGGAGCGCGGCGGTGCTGCTCGTCGGGGAGTCGTCCACGGGGAAGACACGGGCCGCGTGGGAGGCCGTCAAGGACCTGCCCGAGCCGTGGACCCTGTGGTACCCCTCCGACGCGGGGGAACTGCTGCGGGGCGTCACCGCCGTCGCTTCGCACACCGTCCTCTGGCTCGACGACGCCCAGCAGCATCTGCTGACACCGGGGTCCGTGGACGGAGAGCGTGCGGCGGCGGCATTGCGCGCGCTCCTGCGGGACCGGGACCGCCGTCCCGTCCTCGTCCTGGGCACGATCTGGCCCCGTCCGTGGCAGCGGCTCACCGGTCCGCCCCCTGACAGCGGTGATGACCTTCACGCACAGGCTCGGAGACTGCTCGTCGGCCGAGCTCTGAGCGTGCCCACCGCGTTCACCGGCCGCGACGAGCAGGCGTTGCGGGCGCTCACCCGAAGGGACGCACGCCTCGCCGAGGCCGCGGCCCGCGCAGAGGGCGGCCGCGTCGCGCAGTTCCTCGCGGGCGCACCCGCGCTCGTCGAGCGCTACCTCACCGCGCCGCCCGAGATCAAGGCGCTGATCGAGTGCGCCGTCGACGCACGTCGGCTCGGCTTCGGCACGGTGCTGCCCCGGACCCTGCTGGAGACCGCGGCGCTCGGCTACCTCGACGCCGCGCAGCAAGACGCGCTCCCGGTCGGTTGGGCCGACGGCGCCTTCGCCCAGGTGTCGCCGCCGATCCGCGGAATCCGCGGCCCTCTCAGCCCCTCCATGCCCGGCCCCGACGGCCCTGCCTACACGCTCGCCGATTATCTGGAGCAGACCGGCCGTGTCACCCGGCACGGAAGGCTTCCGCCGGCGGCGCTGTGGGACGCGCTGCACGATCACGCAGAGCCGGAGGCCCTGCTCCGGATCTCCGCCTCCGCGAGCGAGCGCGGCCTGCTGCGGACCGCGGTCCGATTCTGCCTCAAAGCCATGGAGATCGACCCGTCCGCGGGGCGGCTCCAGATCTCGCGGCTGATGTCCTCCTCCGGACGCGACCTCGAGGCGGCGGAATGGGCGGCCGCGGCCGCGGAGGCCGGCGAGCCCGGTGCGCGGGCGCGGCGCCTCTCCCTCGTGTGGGACGCCGCGAGCCGGCTGAACTGCACGAGCATGGCCGCGCAGGCCGACGCGGACTACTGGCTGGGGTTCGGCCACGACGAGAACGAGGAGCACCTGGCCGTCTACGAGGCCGCGGGCGGAGACACCGCGCTGGAGGAGGCCCAGCGGGCACGTCGTGCCGGTGAGTCCTTCACCGAAGACGTCGAGGACTCCGACGACGACCCGCCTCCGGAGCGTGCCTACCCGTCGCTGCGGGCGGCGGGCTCTCGGTTCCTCGATCTCCTGCGCTCCGGCAAGGGCGGTGCGGGGGCGGCCGTCGCCGGGCTCATCGAGCCGGGCGACATCGACGCGGATCTACCGGGCTCCTGGACTCAGGCGGGCGTGTCCCAGTGGGAATCCGGGCGAAAGGGGCTCGGGCTCGACCTGATCCGGCACGGCGCGGACCTCGGGGACTTCCACGCGATCGATCACGCCAAGGGGCTGCTGTCCGGCGATTCCTTCCTCTCGTGGCTTCGCGAGGTCGCTGATGGCGGGAACATCCAGGGCGCGGGAAGGCTCGCCGCGGCTCTGACCCGGGAGGGATCCGACGACGAGGCGCTGGAATGGTGGCTCGTAGCTCTCGAACGCGGTTACCCGGAGGTGCTGATCAGAGTCCGCGGACTCCTGGCGCGCGTCGCGGCGGAGGAAGGCGGCGAAGACAAGATCGTCGATTGGTACCAGAAGGCCGCGGCCCTCGGTGCCGATGACGCCGCGGGCATCGCCGCCGATCTGCTGCGCGCCGGGGGCCGGTTCGCCGAGGCCGCGCTCTGGTACCGGAAGGCGATCGAGTCCGGGGACCGCGACTCCGTCGAGGATCTGGCGCGGCTGGTCGCCGACACCGGCGAGGGCGGCGCGGAGGCGGACTGGCTGCGCGACCGCGCCAAGGCGGGCGACTCCGCGGCTGCGGCGGGAGTCGCCCTGATCCACTGGTCGTCCGGTGAGCGGGAAGAGGCCCTTCTCTGGCTCCAGGACCGGGGTGCGGCCGGGGACGTCGAGGCGCTGCGGACTGCGGTCGACCTGCTCGCCGGGGACGCGCGGGAGGAGGAGGCGATGGCGCTGTTCCGCCGGGTCGTGGAGACCACCGCGTCGAGGCGCGCCGTGCGGCCGGCCAAGGCGCCGACGGCCGTGCCGGGCAGGCCGCTTCCCGAGATCGACGCGCGGTCTCCGCTCTTCGAGGCCCGGCGGATCCTGCGCGAGATGGGCAGTGCCGGTGAGGCCAAGCGGCTCTACCGGTACGGCTGGGACACCGACGGCGGCATCGCCGAGTCCTGGGAGGCCCACCCGCCCCCACCTGTCCGCCCCGCGAGATCCGAGCCCTGA